Proteins from a single region of Mumia flava:
- a CDS encoding HAD family hydrolase yields the protein MTTTDLPPTLRPPADPHSPRPADEDASLVPPALAVRPEVLLLDFGGVVFETRKRPEGMTDAAALVADVLGRAGHAVAVDDIAESMRAGTKALTHWKHAMGRTQRPAELTHRMLWEEFLLADQSEPVRATAAAAGARLMELINPLLNDHLVRDGAEDLLRTAREAGIRVGIVSNAHAGRAHRRLMREHGLERFVAVQLYSDEVGVRKPNPEMIERAARALGSVPQHCWYVGDTQDRDVQAGRRAGVGAVLLTRSKHTDAPPFGVRDTADLVVDAPADLVAVLREAAPRGPSTGGPDAGGPDATAATAPPSAPAAAPRRRPRALLLDQGGVLTTSEKRTDGLAALARETAARLRAAGHQVPDLAMADALARGREAYAEHKAAETDTVDRTPVAYEVDARTFWGEMVAPGFDAGARSWLLAEAEDLNHRYARAKSTARLRDGVADLLRWCRANDVKVGVVSNTICGRSGRERLERAGVADLIGVHLYSDEVGRRKPDPAIVAEAVRALDVDPADCWFVGDKPWRDVAAARAAGVGTTVVVRGGAPDGDALAASLGEHRPDLLLASMTDVHDALRSAADAP from the coding sequence GTGACCACCACGGACCTGCCGCCGACGCTGCGGCCCCCAGCCGATCCGCATTCCCCGCGGCCGGCCGACGAGGACGCGTCCCTCGTGCCGCCGGCGCTCGCCGTACGGCCGGAGGTGCTGCTGCTCGACTTCGGCGGCGTCGTGTTCGAGACCCGCAAGCGCCCGGAGGGCATGACCGATGCGGCCGCCCTCGTCGCCGACGTGCTCGGCCGGGCGGGCCACGCCGTCGCCGTCGACGACATCGCCGAGTCGATGCGCGCGGGGACGAAGGCCCTGACCCATTGGAAGCACGCGATGGGACGGACCCAGCGACCGGCCGAGCTCACCCACCGGATGCTGTGGGAGGAGTTCCTGCTCGCCGACCAGTCGGAGCCCGTGCGCGCCACCGCTGCCGCCGCCGGCGCGCGGCTGATGGAGCTGATCAACCCGCTGCTGAACGATCACCTGGTCCGCGACGGCGCCGAGGACCTGCTCCGCACCGCGCGCGAGGCGGGGATCCGGGTCGGGATCGTGAGCAACGCTCACGCCGGTCGTGCCCACCGCCGCCTGATGCGCGAGCACGGGCTCGAGCGGTTCGTGGCGGTGCAGCTGTACTCCGACGAGGTCGGAGTCCGCAAGCCGAACCCGGAGATGATCGAGCGTGCCGCCCGTGCGCTCGGCTCCGTGCCGCAGCACTGCTGGTACGTGGGCGACACCCAGGACCGCGATGTCCAGGCGGGCCGGCGCGCCGGGGTCGGCGCGGTGCTGCTCACGCGCAGCAAGCACACCGACGCGCCGCCGTTCGGGGTTCGCGACACGGCCGACCTCGTCGTCGACGCGCCCGCCGACCTCGTGGCCGTCCTGCGTGAGGCCGCGCCGCGGGGACCCTCGACCGGGGGACCGGACGCCGGGGGACCGGACGCTACCGCAGCGACCGCGCCGCCGTCCGCGCCTGCCGCTGCCCCGCGCCGCCGCCCGCGTGCGCTGCTGCTGGACCAGGGCGGCGTGCTGACCACGTCGGAGAAGCGGACCGACGGCCTCGCGGCGCTCGCCCGCGAGACGGCTGCCCGGTTGCGTGCGGCCGGGCACCAGGTCCCGGACCTCGCGATGGCCGACGCGCTGGCGCGCGGCCGCGAGGCGTACGCCGAGCACAAGGCCGCCGAGACCGACACCGTCGACCGCACCCCGGTCGCGTACGAGGTGGACGCGCGGACGTTCTGGGGCGAGATGGTCGCTCCCGGGTTCGACGCCGGGGCGCGCTCCTGGCTGCTCGCCGAGGCCGAGGACCTGAACCACCGCTACGCCCGGGCCAAGAGCACCGCCCGGCTGCGCGACGGGGTCGCCGACCTGCTGCGCTGGTGCCGCGCGAACGACGTCAAGGTCGGCGTCGTCTCCAACACGATCTGCGGCCGCAGCGGTCGGGAGCGGCTGGAGCGCGCCGGAGTCGCCGACCTGATCGGCGTGCACCTCTACTCCGACGAGGTCGGCCGCCGCAAGCCCGACCCGGCGATCGTCGCCGAGGCCGTCCGTGCGCTCGACGTCGACCCGGCCGACTGCTGGTTCGTCGGCGACAAGCCGTGGCGCGACGTCGCCGCCGCCCGGGCTGCGGGCGTGGGCACCACGGTCGTCGTACGCGGTGGTGCCCCCGACGGCGACGCCCTGGCCGCGTCTCTGGGCGAGCACCGTCCTGACCTGCTGCTCGCTTCGATGACCGACGTGCACGACGCGTTGCGCAGCGCCGCCGACGCGCCCTGA
- a CDS encoding LacI family DNA-binding transcriptional regulator: MTTRSRRPTIRDVAERAGVSKSLVSLALRDDAGVSDTTRARIKQAAADLGYRSNSLARALVQGRTGQVGVVVTDLTNPYHAEVALGVEDAATTAGLTTLLANGRRDPGRLAAHLHTFLELNVDGLVVVSSRVEPEVLSSVAREVPVTVVGRPESLPAGVDNVAGDDRHGARLATEHLLGAGHRRIAFATASTRPAARARRAGYAEAMRAAGLGDGTVHVVGDDARDDSIDAVLDSDATAVFANHDLLAVDLLDRAVDRGIAVPERLAVIGYDDTDLAARVRPRLSSVDQRGAALGGTALDLLRERAGGRSEDRHAVLTPVLRVRSSSA; this comes from the coding sequence GTGACCACGAGGAGCCGACGGCCCACGATCCGCGACGTCGCCGAGCGCGCAGGCGTCTCCAAGTCCCTCGTCTCGCTCGCCCTGCGCGACGACGCGGGCGTCAGCGACACCACCCGGGCCCGGATCAAGCAGGCCGCAGCCGACCTCGGCTACCGCTCGAACTCGCTCGCACGCGCGCTCGTCCAGGGCCGGACCGGGCAGGTCGGCGTGGTGGTCACCGACCTGACGAACCCGTACCACGCCGAGGTCGCCCTCGGGGTGGAGGACGCGGCGACCACGGCCGGACTGACGACCCTGCTCGCGAACGGCCGACGCGACCCCGGTCGGCTGGCCGCGCACCTCCACACGTTCCTCGAGCTCAACGTCGACGGCCTCGTCGTGGTGAGCTCCCGCGTCGAGCCGGAGGTCCTGTCCTCGGTCGCGCGCGAGGTCCCGGTCACGGTCGTCGGACGACCCGAGTCGCTGCCGGCCGGCGTCGACAACGTCGCCGGCGACGACCGGCACGGCGCCCGGCTCGCGACCGAGCACCTGCTCGGGGCCGGCCATCGACGGATCGCGTTCGCCACCGCCTCGACCCGACCGGCAGCGCGGGCGCGCCGCGCAGGCTACGCGGAGGCGATGCGGGCGGCCGGACTCGGAGACGGGACCGTGCACGTGGTGGGCGACGACGCCCGGGACGACTCGATCGACGCCGTGCTGGACAGCGACGCGACCGCGGTGTTCGCGAACCACGACCTGCTCGCGGTCGACCTGCTCGACCGCGCCGTCGACCGCGGGATCGCCGTGCCGGAGCGCCTCGCGGTGATCGGGTACGACGACACCGATCTCGCCGCGCGCGTACGGCCCCGACTGAGCAGCGTCGACCAGCGAGGTGCAGCACTCGGTGGGACCGCGCTCGACCTGCTGCGCGAGCGAGCGGGGGGCCGGTCGGAGGACCGCCACGCCGTCCTCACCCCCGTGCTGCGCGTCCGATCGTCGAGTGCCTGA
- the gndA gene encoding NADP-dependent phosphogluconate dehydrogenase: protein MDDTQATARIGVTGLAVMGRNLARNLARHGWSVALHNRTYERTRSLVDEHGDEGTFVPSESMADFVASIERPRSVIVMVKAGEPTDAVIDELVPLLDEGDVIVDCGNAHFLDTRRREAALREHGLHFVGSGVSGGEEGALHGPSIMPGGSDHAYETLGPMFESIAAEVDGTPCCTHVGADGAGHFVKMVHNGIEYADMQLIAEAYDLLRHGTGADPARIAEIFSDWNGGELESYLIEITADVLGHTDAETGRPFVDVVLDQAEQKGTGRWTVQNALELGVPVTAIAEATFARSLSGHADQREAVRAAYAQVDPAVDSAPLAGEEADRFVEDVRRALYASKVLAYAQGFDQIRAGSDEYGWGIDLGSMATIWRGGCIIRARFLDRIREAYDSDPDLTSLLVAPFFRDAVADGLPSWRRVVATAARLGVPAPAFSTSLASFDALRAERLPAALIQGLRDDFGAHTYRRVDKPGTFHTLWAGDRSEESRD, encoded by the coding sequence ATGGACGACACGCAGGCGACCGCGCGGATCGGGGTGACCGGGCTCGCGGTGATGGGTCGCAACCTGGCCCGGAACCTCGCGCGTCACGGCTGGTCCGTCGCGCTGCACAACCGCACGTACGAGCGGACGCGCTCGTTGGTCGACGAGCACGGCGACGAGGGGACGTTCGTGCCGTCGGAGTCGATGGCCGACTTCGTCGCCTCGATCGAGCGCCCCCGCTCGGTGATCGTGATGGTGAAGGCCGGTGAGCCGACCGACGCCGTGATCGACGAGCTGGTGCCGCTGCTCGACGAGGGTGACGTGATCGTGGACTGCGGCAACGCCCACTTCCTGGACACCCGGCGCCGTGAGGCCGCGCTCCGCGAGCACGGCCTGCACTTCGTCGGCTCGGGCGTCTCCGGCGGGGAGGAGGGAGCGCTGCACGGCCCGAGCATCATGCCCGGCGGATCCGACCACGCGTACGAGACCCTCGGGCCGATGTTCGAGTCGATCGCGGCCGAGGTCGACGGCACCCCGTGCTGCACCCACGTCGGAGCGGACGGCGCCGGCCACTTCGTGAAGATGGTGCACAACGGCATCGAGTACGCCGACATGCAGCTGATCGCGGAAGCGTACGACCTGCTGCGGCACGGCACCGGCGCCGATCCTGCGCGGATCGCCGAGATCTTCTCGGACTGGAACGGCGGCGAGCTCGAGTCGTACCTGATCGAGATCACCGCCGACGTGCTCGGCCACACCGACGCGGAGACGGGCCGACCGTTCGTCGACGTCGTGCTGGACCAGGCCGAGCAGAAGGGCACGGGCCGCTGGACGGTCCAGAACGCGCTCGAGCTCGGCGTGCCGGTCACCGCGATCGCGGAGGCGACATTCGCCCGGTCGCTGTCCGGGCACGCAGACCAGCGTGAGGCGGTCCGGGCGGCCTATGCGCAGGTCGATCCGGCCGTTGACTCCGCCCCGCTCGCCGGTGAGGAGGCCGACCGCTTCGTCGAGGACGTGCGACGCGCGCTCTATGCGTCGAAGGTGCTCGCGTACGCGCAGGGCTTCGACCAGATCCGCGCCGGGAGCGACGAGTACGGATGGGGGATCGACCTGGGTTCGATGGCGACGATCTGGCGCGGGGGCTGCATCATCCGGGCACGGTTCCTCGACCGGATCCGCGAGGCGTACGACTCCGACCCCGACCTGACCTCGCTGCTCGTCGCGCCGTTCTTCCGCGACGCGGTGGCGGACGGGCTCCCTTCGTGGCGGCGTGTCGTCGCGACCGCCGCCCGGCTCGGTGTCCCGGCGCCGGCGTTCTCGACCTCGCTCGCGTCGTTCGACGCCCTGCGGGCCGAGCGCCTCCCGGCGGCGCTCATCCAGGGGCTGCGGGACGACTTCGGCGCCCACACGTACCGCCGGGTCGACAAGCCCGGCACGTTCCACACGCTCTGGGCCGGCGACCGCTCCGAGGAGTCTCGCGACTGA
- a CDS encoding helix-turn-helix transcriptional regulator has product MADWRPTTPLVGRVVELDKLLAAVGVDDPDARGAVLLSGDAGMGKTRLLRETAVRASDLGHRVLVGHCVDLGDAGIPYQPFAEVLSGLEPPTRAALGERSPVLAGLLGGGDPPEADRGELFAAVTASLETLATAAPVLLVVEDAHWADASTRHLLRYVLTQRFDGPVRVVVSYRSDDLHRRHPLRSDVAEWGRLPDVQRLDLRPLAADEVRDLAVSRGRTLSTESLDAIVRRAGGNAFIVEELLDVEDGPLPWTLAELLLVRLDRLDDDARQLVRVMACAGGEVDDDLLAQVAGLDPASLETAIRSALDHRILSRTTRDTYVFRHALLGEVVRDDLLPGERRRLHAAYVAALDPQAHAADVARHAMEAGMYEAAFTASVTAAERATRVAGHEEAAQHYERALGLVDSAPEGTDTVELVLAASEALIAAGYVRRAGDLVRDHIDRLDPEVAVDDRVRLLIAFGTACSLSERNRETAETLETLFTLVPEEPTALRAQVENLAAYLAMSERRDDEALRWSEQAIALARRLGLRRVIDDAVITQTRVRSRTGDDPAANRRRLEELVETTREQGNEVGELRAHHILAFHFHDRGELEDAEREFLAAMELAERAGRRWAPYGFDGRFFGSLTAYLLGQWDLVDTLGDVERLRPPTVAAAALRAIGLLVSAGRAADDGIATADELRTHWSRDVALAIYAGTAAIDLAPDAESAMRWHDDLVRCLTEDWHDRYAPARVRMSGLALGRLAAAATTARGAQAEALGERADALIRDAERSVQTRGPFGPEGGAWQVRVAAEDARLRRLLGEETDVEAETETWRDCVARFDELGHVFEAARSRARLAAVLQARGDRAGAAGAAEEAWQSASRLRAAPLQAELEAVVPRRRSKAPVADESETSGPELPTLTPREREVLARLTEGLTNGQIASRLFISTKTASVHVSNILAKLGVATRTEAAAIAARHPELLG; this is encoded by the coding sequence ATGGCCGACTGGAGGCCGACGACGCCGCTCGTGGGCCGCGTCGTCGAGCTCGACAAGCTCCTCGCCGCGGTCGGGGTCGACGACCCCGACGCGCGCGGGGCCGTGCTGCTCAGCGGCGACGCCGGCATGGGCAAGACGCGCCTGCTGCGCGAGACCGCGGTCCGCGCGTCGGACCTGGGTCATCGGGTGCTCGTCGGCCACTGCGTCGACCTCGGCGACGCGGGGATCCCGTACCAACCGTTCGCGGAGGTGCTGAGCGGCCTGGAACCGCCGACCCGCGCGGCTCTCGGGGAGCGTTCGCCGGTGCTCGCCGGGCTGCTCGGCGGGGGAGACCCGCCGGAGGCGGACCGCGGGGAGCTGTTCGCGGCGGTGACGGCGTCGCTGGAGACGCTCGCGACGGCGGCGCCGGTGCTGCTGGTGGTGGAGGACGCGCACTGGGCCGACGCGTCGACGCGCCACCTGCTGCGCTACGTCCTCACCCAGCGCTTCGACGGCCCGGTCCGGGTGGTGGTCTCCTACCGCAGCGACGACCTGCACCGCCGACACCCCCTGCGCAGCGACGTCGCCGAGTGGGGACGGCTGCCGGACGTCCAGCGGCTCGACCTGCGGCCGCTCGCCGCCGACGAGGTTCGAGACCTCGCGGTCTCCCGGGGTCGCACCCTGAGCACGGAGTCGCTGGACGCCATCGTCCGGCGCGCCGGCGGCAACGCGTTCATCGTCGAGGAGCTCCTGGACGTCGAGGACGGTCCGCTGCCGTGGACGCTGGCGGAGCTCCTGCTGGTGCGCCTCGACCGCCTCGACGACGACGCGCGCCAGCTGGTCCGGGTGATGGCGTGCGCGGGTGGCGAGGTCGACGACGACCTGCTGGCCCAGGTCGCCGGGCTCGACCCGGCGTCCCTGGAGACCGCGATCCGGTCCGCCCTGGACCACCGGATCCTGTCCCGCACCACCCGTGACACCTACGTGTTCCGGCACGCGCTGCTCGGCGAGGTGGTGCGTGACGACCTGCTGCCCGGTGAGCGACGCCGGCTGCACGCCGCCTACGTCGCGGCGCTCGATCCCCAGGCGCACGCCGCCGACGTGGCGCGGCACGCGATGGAGGCGGGGATGTACGAGGCGGCCTTCACCGCCAGCGTGACGGCGGCGGAGCGCGCGACCCGGGTCGCAGGGCACGAGGAGGCCGCGCAGCACTACGAGCGGGCGCTCGGGCTGGTCGACTCGGCGCCCGAGGGCACGGACACCGTCGAGCTCGTGCTCGCGGCGAGCGAGGCCCTGATCGCCGCGGGGTACGTCCGGCGAGCCGGCGACCTGGTCCGGGACCACATCGACCGTCTCGACCCCGAGGTCGCCGTGGACGACCGGGTCCGGCTCCTGATCGCCTTCGGGACGGCGTGCTCGCTGTCGGAGCGCAATCGCGAGACCGCCGAGACGCTGGAGACGCTGTTCACGCTCGTCCCGGAGGAGCCGACCGCACTGCGTGCCCAGGTCGAGAACCTCGCCGCATACCTGGCGATGTCGGAGCGGCGCGACGACGAGGCGCTGCGCTGGTCGGAGCAGGCGATCGCCCTGGCCAGACGGCTCGGTCTGCGGCGCGTCATCGACGACGCCGTGATCACTCAGACACGGGTCCGCTCGCGCACCGGCGACGACCCGGCAGCCAACCGCCGCAGGCTCGAGGAGCTGGTCGAGACCACGCGCGAGCAGGGCAACGAGGTCGGTGAGTTGCGCGCGCACCACATCCTCGCGTTCCACTTCCACGACCGCGGTGAGCTCGAGGACGCGGAGCGCGAGTTCCTCGCCGCGATGGAGCTGGCCGAGCGGGCGGGACGACGGTGGGCTCCGTACGGGTTCGACGGGCGGTTCTTCGGGTCCCTCACCGCCTATCTGCTCGGCCAGTGGGACCTCGTCGACACGCTGGGGGACGTCGAGCGCCTGCGTCCGCCGACGGTCGCGGCGGCGGCCCTGAGGGCGATCGGCCTGCTGGTGTCGGCGGGCCGTGCTGCGGACGACGGGATCGCGACGGCCGACGAGCTGCGCACGCACTGGAGCCGCGACGTCGCGCTGGCGATCTACGCGGGCACGGCTGCGATCGATCTGGCACCGGACGCCGAGTCGGCGATGCGGTGGCACGACGACCTCGTGCGGTGCCTGACCGAGGACTGGCACGACCGGTACGCCCCGGCGCGGGTGCGGATGTCCGGGCTCGCGCTGGGCCGGCTCGCGGCGGCGGCGACGACGGCCCGCGGTGCGCAGGCCGAGGCCCTGGGCGAGCGTGCCGACGCGCTGATCCGCGACGCGGAGCGCTCGGTGCAGACCCGGGGCCCGTTCGGCCCCGAGGGTGGCGCGTGGCAGGTCCGGGTGGCCGCTGAGGACGCGCGCCTGCGGAGGCTGCTGGGCGAGGAGACCGACGTCGAGGCGGAGACCGAGACCTGGCGCGACTGCGTGGCGCGGTTCGACGAGCTCGGCCACGTCTTCGAGGCCGCGCGGTCCCGTGCCCGGCTCGCCGCCGTGCTCCAGGCCCGCGGTGACCGGGCCGGCGCGGCGGGGGCCGCGGAGGAGGCCTGGCAGAGCGCGAGCAGGCTGCGTGCCGCTCCGCTCCAGGCAGAGCTGGAGGCGGTGGTCCCCCGGCGTCGCTCGAAGGCGCCGGTCGCGGACGAGTCCGAGACGTCGGGGCCCGAGCTCCCGACGCTGACGCCGCGTGAGCGGGAGGTGCTGGCACGTCTGACCGAAGGTTTGACGAACGGCCAGATCGCCTCGCGGCTCTTCATCTCGACCAAGACGGCGTCCGTCCACGTCTCCAACATCCTCGCCAAGCTGGGTGTCGCCACCCGGACCGAGGCCGCGGCGATCGCCGCCCGTCACCCCGAGCTGCTCGGCTGA
- the ligD gene encoding non-homologous end-joining DNA ligase, with amino-acid sequence MADAVEIEIGPRTVRVTNPDRVYFPARGETKLDLVEYYLAVSDGIVRALRDRPCMLHRFPKGVAGDKVHQKRVPAGAPPWLETVRVEFPRYGRHAYELCVTEPASVIWAVQMSTVEFHPWNSRRADTESPDEWRIDLDPGPACDYATVRRVAHVVHEILDELGATGWPKTSGGAGMHVYVRIEPGHGFADVRRAAWAFAREVERRAPEDVTTTWWRKDRDPAALFVDYNQNARDHTIAAAYSVRGVPEGLVSAPVRWDEIDDAEPADFTIATMPGRFAEVGDLHAGIDDAVFSIAPLLEWAERDEAAEPAEPDADSG; translated from the coding sequence ATGGCGGACGCCGTCGAGATCGAGATCGGGCCTCGGACCGTACGCGTGACGAACCCCGACCGCGTGTACTTCCCCGCCCGCGGCGAGACCAAGCTGGACCTGGTCGAGTACTACCTGGCGGTCTCCGACGGGATCGTCCGCGCGCTGCGGGACCGGCCGTGCATGCTGCACCGCTTCCCCAAGGGCGTCGCGGGCGACAAGGTCCACCAGAAGCGGGTCCCGGCCGGCGCGCCGCCGTGGCTGGAGACCGTCCGGGTGGAGTTCCCGCGCTACGGGCGCCACGCGTACGAGCTGTGCGTGACCGAGCCGGCGAGCGTGATCTGGGCGGTGCAGATGTCGACCGTCGAGTTCCACCCCTGGAACTCCCGGCGCGCGGACACCGAGTCCCCCGACGAGTGGCGGATCGACCTCGACCCGGGTCCGGCCTGCGACTACGCGACCGTACGGCGGGTCGCTCACGTGGTGCACGAGATCCTCGACGAGCTCGGGGCGACCGGATGGCCGAAGACCTCGGGCGGGGCGGGGATGCACGTCTACGTCCGGATCGAGCCGGGTCACGGGTTCGCCGACGTACGGCGGGCCGCGTGGGCGTTCGCGCGGGAGGTGGAGCGCCGCGCCCCCGAGGACGTCACGACGACCTGGTGGCGCAAGGACCGCGACCCGGCGGCGCTGTTCGTCGACTACAACCAGAACGCCCGCGACCACACGATCGCCGCCGCGTACTCGGTCCGCGGCGTGCCCGAGGGTCTGGTCTCCGCACCGGTGCGCTGGGACGAGATCGACGACGCGGAGCCGGCGGACTTCACGATCGCCACGATGCCCGGGCGGTTCGCCGAGGTGGGCGACCTGCACGCGGGGATCGACGACGCGGTGTTCTCCATCGCGCCGCTGTTGGAGTGGGCGGAGCGCGACGAGGCGGCCGAACCGGCCGAGCCCGACGCCGACAGTGGTTGA
- the hutI gene encoding imidazolonepropionase translates to MSSLLVTGAAELVTWDPERPVLVDAALVVEDGRVAWTGAATEAPAADEVLDVDGAAVLPGFVDAHSHLVFAGDRAGEFEARASGRRYTAGGIRTTVAATRAASDADLAATVDRLLAEMRRQGTTTVEIKSGYGLTVDDEERALRIARGRTEETTFLGAHVVPDGTDPAAYVDLVTGPMLGACAPYARWIDAFCEDGAFDADAARAVLVAGRDAGLGMRLHANQLGPGPGVRLACELGAAAVDHCTYLSDADVDALAGSDTVAGLLPGVEFSTHHPYPHARRLIDAGVRVALATDCNPGSSYTSSMPLCIALAVREMGMTPLEALHAATCGGAGSLRRDDVGHLRVGARADLCVLDAPSYVHLAYRPGVPLVARTLVAGA, encoded by the coding sequence GTGAGCAGCCTGCTGGTCACCGGCGCCGCCGAGCTGGTCACCTGGGACCCCGAGCGGCCGGTCCTGGTGGACGCGGCGCTGGTGGTCGAGGACGGACGGGTGGCGTGGACCGGAGCGGCCACCGAGGCCCCTGCGGCCGACGAGGTCCTCGACGTGGACGGCGCGGCGGTGCTGCCGGGGTTCGTGGACGCGCACAGCCACCTGGTCTTCGCCGGCGACCGCGCGGGCGAGTTCGAGGCCCGGGCGTCCGGGCGCCGGTACACCGCCGGCGGGATCCGTACGACCGTCGCCGCGACCCGTGCCGCCTCCGACGCCGACCTCGCCGCGACCGTCGACCGGCTGCTCGCCGAGATGCGCCGGCAGGGTACGACGACCGTGGAGATCAAGAGCGGCTACGGGCTCACCGTCGACGACGAGGAGCGAGCGCTGCGGATCGCGCGCGGGCGGACCGAGGAGACCACGTTCCTCGGGGCTCACGTCGTCCCCGACGGCACCGACCCCGCGGCGTACGTGGACCTGGTGACCGGGCCGATGCTCGGGGCCTGTGCTCCGTACGCGCGATGGATCGACGCGTTCTGCGAGGACGGGGCGTTCGACGCCGACGCCGCCCGGGCCGTGCTGGTGGCCGGGCGCGACGCCGGGCTCGGGATGCGGCTCCACGCCAACCAGCTCGGCCCGGGACCCGGCGTCCGTCTGGCCTGCGAGCTCGGCGCCGCCGCGGTGGACCACTGCACCTACCTCTCCGACGCCGACGTCGACGCGCTGGCCGGCAGCGACACCGTGGCCGGACTGCTGCCCGGGGTCGAGTTCTCCACGCACCACCCCTACCCGCACGCGCGGCGCCTGATCGACGCGGGCGTCAGGGTGGCTCTCGCGACCGACTGCAACCCGGGCAGCTCCTACACGTCCTCGATGCCGCTGTGCATCGCGCTGGCGGTCCGCGAGATGGGGATGACCCCGCTGGAGGCGCTGCACGCGGCCACCTGCGGCGGCGCCGGGTCGCTGCGCCGCGACGACGTCGGCCATCTGCGGGTCGGGGCCCGCGCGGACCTCTGCGTCCTCGACGCTCCCTCGTACGTCCACCTGGCGTACCGCCCCGGCGTCCCGCTCGTCGCTCGCACCCTCGTCGCCGGCGCCTGA
- a CDS encoding formimidoylglutamate deiminase: MTRHPAFANAHSHVFHRALRARVTGGDDFWGWRERMYGVAAVLDPDLLHDLAVATYAEMRLAGIGVVGEFHYLHHGPDGRPYDDPNATGEALIAAARAAGLRICLLDACYRASGFGSAPQGVQRRFADPDVDAWAARVAELARRHRGADDVVVGAAIHSVRAVPPADLAGVAAALPEAPLHAHVSEQPAENADCVAATGRTPTALLAESGALTSRTTAVHATHLTGTDVAALGDAGSYVCLCPTTEADLADGIGPAARLRDAGARLTLGSDGQTVIDPFVEARAVEMGERLTSGRRGSFDAVALTEAATRTGYGSLGFDPALADADAFELRTDTVRTAGATEPLWAATAADVEPPQDLAYGPDEVAVLMRKAVGAVWERV, encoded by the coding sequence GTGACCCGTCATCCTGCGTTCGCGAACGCGCACAGCCATGTCTTCCACCGCGCGCTGCGCGCCCGCGTGACCGGCGGGGACGACTTCTGGGGCTGGCGCGAGCGGATGTACGGCGTGGCCGCCGTGCTCGACCCCGACCTGCTGCACGACCTGGCGGTCGCGACGTACGCCGAGATGCGGCTCGCCGGGATCGGCGTCGTGGGGGAGTTCCACTATCTGCACCACGGCCCCGACGGGCGTCCGTACGACGACCCGAACGCGACCGGGGAGGCGCTGATCGCTGCCGCCCGCGCGGCCGGCCTGAGGATCTGCCTGCTGGACGCGTGCTACCGCGCGTCGGGGTTCGGGAGTGCGCCCCAGGGTGTGCAGCGCCGCTTCGCCGACCCCGACGTCGACGCGTGGGCAGCCCGTGTCGCCGAGCTCGCCCGTCGGCACCGCGGCGCCGACGACGTCGTGGTCGGTGCGGCGATCCACTCCGTACGGGCAGTTCCGCCTGCGGACCTGGCCGGCGTCGCCGCGGCCCTCCCGGAAGCACCCCTGCACGCGCACGTCTCCGAGCAGCCGGCGGAGAACGCCGACTGCGTCGCGGCGACCGGCCGGACGCCGACGGCCCTGCTCGCCGAGTCCGGCGCGTTGACGTCGCGCACCACGGCCGTGCACGCGACGCACCTGACGGGCACGGACGTCGCGGCGCTGGGCGACGCCGGGTCGTACGTGTGTCTCTGTCCGACGACCGAGGCGGACCTCGCCGACGGGATCGGCCCGGCTGCCCGGTTGCGCGACGCGGGCGCGCGGCTCACGCTCGGGTCGGACGGGCAGACGGTGATCGACCCGTTCGTCGAGGCGAGGGCGGTGGAGATGGGGGAGCGGCTGACGAGCGGGCGGCGCGGCTCCTTCGACGCCGTCGCGCTGACCGAGGCGGCGACGCGGACGGGGTACGGCTCGCTCGGGTTCGACCCGGCGCTCGCCGACGCGGACGCGTTCGAGCTGCGCACCGACACCGTCCGGACCGCCGGCGCGACCGAACCGCTGTGGGCCGCGACCGCCGCCGACGTGGAGCCGCCGCAGGACCTCGCGTACGGGCCGGACGAGGTCGCGGTGCTGATGCGCAAGGCAGTCGGGGCGGTCTGGGAGCGCGTGTGA